A part of Homoserinibacter sp. YIM 151385 genomic DNA contains:
- a CDS encoding GNAT family N-acetyltransferase, whose translation MPELAFRVDDLEGEATRALVALHLAGMADSTPPESIFALDVEELRGADVTFWSAWSGEELVGIGALKRLDEEAGELKSMRVADAFRGTGAGRAILRHIVEVARERGMRTLWLETGSPEDFLPARRLYASEGFAECGPFGEYAENPFSVFMTRAL comes from the coding sequence ATGCCCGAGCTCGCCTTCCGCGTCGACGACCTCGAGGGCGAGGCGACCCGGGCGCTCGTCGCCCTCCACCTCGCCGGCATGGCCGACTCGACGCCGCCCGAGAGCATCTTCGCGCTCGATGTCGAGGAGCTGCGCGGCGCGGACGTGACGTTCTGGTCGGCCTGGTCGGGCGAGGAGCTCGTCGGCATCGGCGCGCTCAAGCGGCTCGACGAGGAGGCCGGCGAGCTCAAGTCGATGCGCGTCGCGGACGCCTTCCGCGGCACGGGCGCCGGCCGCGCCATCCTGCGGCACATCGTCGAGGTCGCGCGGGAGCGCGGGATGCGGACGCTCTGGCTCGAGACGGGCAGCCCCGAGGACTTCCTCCCCGCGCGCCGCCTCTACGCGAGCGAGGGCTTCGCGGAGTGCGGCCCCTTCGGCGAGTACGCGGAGAACCCGTTCTCGGTGTTCATGACGCGCGCGCTCTGA
- the cysS gene encoding cysteine--tRNA ligase has protein sequence MTIRLYDTRAQALRDLVPLVDGRVGLYVCGPTVQSAPHIGHLRSALVYDLWRRWMSARGLEVTLVRNVTDIDDKVLDNARDGEEWWALAYRMELEFTAAYAALGILPPSYEPRATASIGQMLELVEQLIGRGHAYPAEDGSGDVYFDVRTWSEYGALTRQRLEDMADSPDAATRGKRDPRDFALWKGTKPGEPASASWPSPWGAGRPGWHIECSAMSRRYLGEAFDIHGGGLDLRFPHHENELAQSSAAGDPFATHWLHNGLVNVEGQKMSKSLGNSVFAAELLGAARPIVLRYYLASAHYRSTIDYQTGSLAEATAAFERIEAFLDRTASQLGEGSEAGAPPVPEAFALAMDDDLSTPQALAVLHETVRAGNSALDAGDAAAATRAAAEVRAMLRVLGLDPAAPEWGSAAGDAAQATALDALVRRLLEDRDAARAAKDYAAADRIREELSAAGIVIDDTPAGAKWRLA, from the coding sequence GTGACGATCCGGCTCTACGACACGCGCGCCCAGGCCCTCCGCGACCTGGTGCCCCTCGTCGACGGCCGTGTCGGGCTCTACGTCTGCGGGCCGACGGTCCAGTCCGCGCCGCACATCGGCCACCTCCGCAGCGCCCTCGTCTACGACCTGTGGCGCCGGTGGATGTCGGCGCGCGGCCTCGAGGTGACGCTCGTCCGGAACGTGACCGACATCGACGACAAGGTGCTCGACAACGCCCGCGACGGCGAGGAGTGGTGGGCGCTCGCCTACCGCATGGAGCTCGAGTTCACGGCCGCATATGCCGCGCTCGGCATCCTGCCGCCCAGCTACGAGCCGCGGGCGACGGCGAGCATCGGCCAGATGCTGGAGCTCGTCGAGCAGCTCATCGGCCGCGGGCACGCGTACCCGGCCGAGGACGGCTCGGGCGACGTCTACTTCGATGTCCGCACCTGGTCCGAGTACGGCGCCCTCACGCGCCAGCGCCTCGAGGACATGGCGGACTCGCCCGACGCCGCGACGCGCGGCAAGCGCGACCCGCGCGACTTCGCCCTCTGGAAGGGGACGAAGCCGGGAGAGCCGGCCTCCGCCTCCTGGCCCTCGCCGTGGGGCGCGGGGCGACCGGGCTGGCACATCGAGTGCTCCGCGATGTCGCGGCGCTACCTCGGCGAGGCCTTCGACATCCACGGCGGCGGGCTCGACCTGCGCTTCCCGCACCACGAGAACGAGCTCGCGCAGTCGAGCGCCGCGGGCGACCCCTTCGCGACGCACTGGCTCCACAACGGCCTCGTCAACGTCGAGGGCCAGAAGATGTCGAAGTCGCTCGGCAACTCGGTCTTCGCAGCCGAGCTCCTCGGCGCCGCGCGGCCGATCGTGCTCCGCTACTACCTCGCGAGCGCGCACTACCGCTCGACGATCGACTATCAGACGGGCTCGCTCGCCGAGGCGACGGCCGCCTTCGAGCGGATCGAGGCCTTCCTCGACCGCACCGCATCCCAGCTCGGCGAGGGCTCGGAGGCGGGTGCGCCGCCGGTGCCGGAGGCCTTCGCGCTCGCGATGGACGACGACCTCTCGACGCCGCAGGCCCTCGCCGTGCTCCACGAGACGGTGCGCGCCGGCAACAGCGCGCTGGACGCCGGGGATGCGGCCGCCGCGACCCGGGCGGCCGCCGAGGTCCGCGCGATGCTGCGCGTGCTCGGCCTCGACCCGGCTGCGCCCGAGTGGGGGAGCGCCGCCGGTGACGCCGCGCAGGCGACCGCGCTCGACGCGCTCGTGCGCCGCCTCCTCGAGGACCGCGACGCCGCGCGCGCCGCCAAGGACTACGCCGCCGCCGACCGCATCCGCGAGGAGCTCTCGGCCGCCGGCATCGTGATCGACGACACGCCCGCGGGCGCGAAGTGGAGGCTGGCATGA
- the rlmB gene encoding 23S rRNA (guanosine(2251)-2'-O)-methyltransferase RlmB, whose translation MTKPGRPGARKTKKGPSAGTGGNGRRALEGKGPTPKAEDRSWHVAGKRKAAKDRLEAVQARHGKGRQQGAGGGAGSGRGRARKAEDGELVTGRNAVLEALRARIPAKTLYLATRIEMDDRVKEALSLAQKRGIPILEVMRTELDRMAGPDGVHQGLAIQVPAYQYAHPEDLLDQVEERGQTPLLVALDGVTDPRNLGAIIRSTAAFGGHGVIVPQRRSVGLTASAWRTSAGAASRIPVAMASNLTQSLKALKDRGVFVLGLDGGGDVQLPGLEFADRPVVLVVGSEGKGLSRLVTETCDAIVSIPISASTESLNAGIAASVALYEIAKLRGE comes from the coding sequence ATGACCAAGCCCGGGCGCCCCGGCGCACGCAAGACGAAGAAGGGCCCCTCGGCGGGCACCGGCGGCAACGGCCGACGCGCCCTCGAAGGAAAGGGGCCGACGCCGAAGGCGGAGGACCGCAGCTGGCACGTCGCCGGCAAGCGGAAGGCCGCGAAGGACCGGCTGGAGGCCGTCCAGGCCCGGCACGGCAAGGGGCGCCAGCAGGGGGCCGGCGGGGGCGCCGGAAGCGGCCGCGGCCGCGCGCGGAAGGCGGAGGACGGCGAGCTCGTCACCGGCCGCAACGCCGTCCTCGAGGCGCTGCGCGCCCGCATCCCGGCGAAGACGCTCTACCTCGCGACCCGCATCGAGATGGACGACCGCGTCAAGGAGGCGCTGTCGCTCGCGCAGAAGCGCGGCATCCCCATCCTCGAGGTGATGCGCACCGAGCTCGACCGCATGGCCGGGCCCGACGGCGTGCACCAGGGGCTCGCGATCCAGGTGCCCGCCTACCAGTACGCGCACCCCGAGGATCTGCTCGACCAGGTCGAGGAGCGCGGGCAGACCCCGCTGCTCGTCGCCCTCGACGGCGTCACCGACCCGCGCAACCTCGGCGCGATCATCCGCTCGACGGCGGCCTTCGGCGGCCACGGCGTCATCGTGCCGCAGCGCCGCTCGGTCGGGCTGACCGCCTCCGCGTGGCGCACCTCGGCGGGTGCGGCGAGCCGCATCCCCGTCGCGATGGCCTCGAACCTGACGCAGAGCCTCAAGGCGCTGAAGGACCGCGGCGTGTTCGTGCTCGGCCTCGACGGCGGCGGCGACGTGCAGCTGCCGGGGCTCGAGTTCGCGGATCGTCCCGTCGTGCTCGTCGTCGGCAGCGAGGGCAAGGGCCTCTCGCGTCTCGTCACGGAGACCTGCGACGCGATCGTGAGCATCCCGATCTCCGCCTCGACCGAGTCGCTCAACGCGGGGATCGCGGCGAGCGTCGCCCTCTACGAGATCGCGAAGCTGCGCGGGGAGTAG
- a CDS encoding DUF4032 domain-containing protein, with translation MTSLAITAAVPDAALLDLPWDLPLELWPDEAIVALPKGISRHLVRFAHLAGYVIAVKETSAELARREYEMLRTLQRMDIPCVDPVAVITNRRSAEGEELSPVLVTRHLRFSLPYRALYSQTLRPDTATRLVDALAVLLARLHLIGFFWGDVSLSNTLFRRDAGAFAAYLVDAETGKLYDGGLSNGQRENDLEIARVNIAGELLDLQAGGRLDEDLDPVDVADGIVAAYRGLWAELTGSQVFPQSERWRINERVERLNELGYDIEELSIRTVADGSEVRIQPKVVDAGHHSRRLLRLSGLDAGENQARRLLNDLDAYRATGGREEMDEEMVAHEWLMRVFEPVVQAIPRELRGKLESAEVFHQLLEHRWFLSQQSGRSIPLAEALTDYIDNVLRHRRDEMTVVAPQTEAIQIPGGAVDGIDDGEDDADWMSKV, from the coding sequence ATGACCTCCCTCGCCATCACGGCCGCCGTCCCGGACGCCGCCCTCCTCGACCTCCCCTGGGATCTGCCGCTGGAGCTCTGGCCGGACGAGGCGATCGTCGCCCTCCCGAAGGGCATCTCCCGCCACCTCGTGCGCTTCGCGCACCTCGCCGGCTACGTCATCGCCGTGAAGGAGACCTCGGCGGAGCTCGCGCGCCGTGAATACGAGATGCTCCGCACCCTCCAGCGCATGGACATCCCCTGCGTCGACCCCGTCGCGGTCATCACGAACCGGCGCTCCGCCGAGGGCGAGGAGCTCTCGCCCGTGCTCGTCACGCGGCACCTCCGCTTCTCGCTGCCCTACCGGGCCCTCTACTCGCAGACCCTGCGTCCCGACACCGCGACCCGCCTCGTCGACGCCCTCGCCGTGCTGCTCGCCCGCCTCCACCTCATCGGCTTCTTCTGGGGCGACGTCTCGCTCTCGAACACCCTCTTCCGCCGCGACGCCGGCGCCTTCGCCGCCTACCTCGTGGACGCCGAGACCGGCAAGCTCTACGACGGCGGGCTCTCGAACGGGCAGCGCGAGAACGACCTCGAGATCGCGCGCGTCAACATCGCGGGCGAGCTGCTCGACCTCCAGGCGGGCGGCCGCCTCGACGAGGACCTCGACCCGGTGGATGTCGCCGACGGCATCGTCGCCGCCTACCGCGGCCTCTGGGCGGAGCTCACCGGCTCGCAGGTGTTCCCGCAGTCGGAGCGCTGGCGCATCAACGAGCGCGTCGAGCGCCTCAACGAGCTCGGCTACGACATCGAGGAGCTCTCCATCCGCACCGTCGCGGACGGCTCCGAGGTCCGCATCCAGCCCAAGGTCGTGGATGCCGGCCACCATTCGCGTCGGCTCCTCCGGCTCTCGGGCCTCGACGCGGGCGAGAACCAGGCGCGCCGCCTCCTCAACGACCTCGACGCCTACCGCGCGACCGGCGGTCGCGAGGAGATGGACGAGGAGATGGTCGCCCACGAGTGGCTCATGCGGGTCTTCGAGCCGGTCGTGCAGGCGATCCCGCGCGAGCTCCGCGGCAAGCTCGAGTCGGCGGAGGTCTTCCACCAGCTGCTCGAGCACCGCTGGTTCCTGTCGCAGCAGTCCGGCCGCAGCATCCCCCTCGCGGAGGCGCTCACCGACTACATCGACAACGTGCTCCGCCACCGCCGCGACGAGATGACGGTCGTCGCGCCGCAGACGGAGGCCATCCAGATCCCCGGGGGCGCGGTCGACGGGATCGACGACGGCGAGGACGACGCCGACTGGATGTCGAAGGTCTGA
- a CDS encoding ABC transporter ATP-binding protein has product MASVTFDQATRLYPGSTKPAVDKISIEVADGEFLVLVGPSGCGKSTTLRMLAGLEEVNDGRILIGDRDVTDVPPKDRDIAMVFQNYALYPHMTVAENMGFALKIAGVGKEERAQRVLEAAKLLDLEPYLGRKPKALSGGQRQRVAMGRAIVRQPQVFLMDEPLSNLDAKLRVQTRTQIASLQRRLGVTTVYVTHDQTEALTMGDRIAVLKDGLLQQVGTPRDLYEQPKNVFVAGFIGSPAMNLFQADIVEGGIQFGTAVAKVERDALASATGTQVTVGVRPEDLTVSTSGEGLQVTVDLVEELGADGYLYGHTELDGKRVDVVTRVDGRSHPNAGDKVVLAPVPQHIHAFDVETGERLNSGAIAASTTVDGATTAAPTA; this is encoded by the coding sequence ATGGCATCTGTCACGTTCGACCAGGCGACGCGCCTGTACCCGGGCTCCACCAAGCCCGCGGTCGACAAGATCTCGATCGAGGTCGCCGACGGCGAGTTCCTCGTCCTCGTCGGCCCCTCGGGCTGCGGGAAGTCGACCACCCTCCGCATGCTGGCCGGCCTCGAGGAGGTCAACGACGGCCGCATCCTCATCGGCGATCGCGACGTCACCGACGTCCCGCCGAAGGACCGCGACATCGCGATGGTGTTCCAGAACTACGCGCTCTACCCGCACATGACCGTCGCCGAGAACATGGGCTTCGCGCTCAAGATCGCGGGCGTCGGCAAGGAGGAGCGTGCGCAGCGCGTCCTCGAGGCGGCGAAGCTCCTCGACCTCGAGCCCTACCTCGGTCGCAAGCCGAAGGCGCTCTCCGGCGGCCAGCGCCAGCGCGTCGCCATGGGCCGCGCGATCGTGCGCCAGCCGCAGGTCTTCCTCATGGACGAGCCGCTGTCGAACCTCGACGCGAAGCTCCGCGTCCAGACGCGCACGCAGATCGCCTCGCTCCAGCGCCGCCTCGGCGTCACGACCGTCTACGTCACGCACGACCAGACCGAGGCGCTCACCATGGGCGACCGCATCGCGGTCCTCAAGGACGGCCTCCTCCAGCAGGTCGGCACCCCGCGCGACCTCTACGAGCAGCCGAAGAACGTCTTCGTCGCCGGCTTCATCGGCAGCCCCGCCATGAACCTCTTCCAGGCGGACATCGTCGAGGGCGGCATCCAGTTCGGCACCGCGGTCGCGAAGGTCGAGCGGGATGCGCTCGCGAGCGCGACCGGCACGCAGGTCACGGTGGGCGTGCGCCCCGAGGACCTCACGGTCTCGACCTCGGGCGAGGGCCTCCAGGTGACGGTCGACCTCGTGGAGGAGCTCGGCGCCGACGGCTACCTCTACGGCCACACGGAGCTCGACGGCAAGCGCGTCGACGTCGTGACCCGCGTCGACGGCCGCTCGCACCCGAACGCGGGCGACAAGGTCGTCCTCGCCCCGGTGCCGCAGCACATCCACGCCTTCGACGTGGAGACCGGCGAGCGCCTCAACTCGGGCGCCATCGCGGCCAGCACCACGGTCGACGGCGCGACGACCGCCGCCCCGACCGCCTGA
- a CDS encoding DsbA family protein: protein MTDASDARPEPSEGALEPADATGPGPVESTTTRHAARARASELRALQQKKDRRNRWLLRGGVIGGILVVLGGIAFVLLTWAQPAARGPQNMQSDGILIGPELAAVKTPGIGPGEAPQPIETAAPEVAHIRLYVDYLSAGSGTFESVNGDQIESLVSSGAATVEIHPLALLSGRSAGTQYSSRAANAAACVAEFSPDSFFAFNRIMLAEQPVEGQPGFGDEELISRAQQAGASTSLVSTCIESMRFRGWVQAATKRAQDGPIPGSAVEGITETPVVLVNGTPYPYVADEDPAEFTQFIVRTAGDTFIESQLPSPSPSPSSGG from the coding sequence ATGACCGACGCGAGCGACGCGCGCCCGGAGCCGTCCGAGGGGGCGCTGGAGCCTGCGGATGCGACCGGGCCCGGGCCCGTCGAGTCGACGACGACCCGCCACGCCGCCCGGGCGCGGGCGAGCGAGCTGCGGGCGCTGCAGCAGAAGAAGGACCGTCGCAACCGCTGGCTGCTCCGCGGCGGCGTCATCGGCGGCATCCTCGTCGTCCTGGGCGGCATCGCCTTCGTGCTCCTCACCTGGGCGCAGCCCGCCGCTCGCGGGCCGCAGAACATGCAGAGCGACGGCATCCTCATCGGGCCGGAGCTCGCGGCGGTGAAGACCCCCGGCATCGGGCCCGGCGAGGCGCCCCAGCCGATCGAGACGGCCGCGCCCGAGGTCGCGCACATCCGCCTCTACGTCGACTACCTCAGCGCGGGCTCCGGCACCTTCGAGTCCGTCAACGGCGACCAGATCGAGTCGCTCGTGTCCTCGGGCGCCGCGACCGTCGAGATCCACCCGCTCGCGCTGCTCTCGGGCCGCTCGGCGGGCACGCAGTACTCCTCGCGCGCCGCGAACGCCGCGGCGTGCGTCGCGGAGTTCTCGCCCGACAGCTTCTTCGCCTTCAACCGGATCATGCTCGCCGAGCAGCCGGTCGAGGGGCAGCCGGGCTTCGGCGACGAGGAGCTCATCAGCCGCGCCCAGCAGGCGGGCGCCTCGACGAGCCTCGTGAGCACCTGCATCGAGTCGATGCGGTTCCGCGGCTGGGTGCAGGCCGCGACGAAGCGCGCGCAGGACGGCCCCATCCCCGGCTCCGCGGTCGAGGGGATCACGGAGACGCCGGTCGTGCTCGTGAACGGGACGCCGTACCCCTACGTCGCCGACGAGGATCCGGCCGAGTTCACGCAGTTCATCGTGCGGACCGCGGGCGACACCTTCATCGAGAGCCAGCTCCCCTCGCCGTCCCCGTCGCCGTCCTCCGGCGGCTGA
- a CDS encoding DMT family transporter — translation MNAVHPRPVVALATAAAFAAGTLVALQSRLNGELGLRLGDGFLAALISFGGGFLLLTIGMLLRPAGRRGFREVRSALAERRIPWWLVLGGAAGAFLVLSQGLTAALLGVALFTVATVVGQTISAAVIDARGLGTMHPKPITVTRLAGSVLALAAVGWAVSARIDGDAPLWALVMPFVAGLGIGYQQAVNGQVRVVASSALTATFINFLVGSGVLAVLALGHALVVRPELTPPAEFWLYLGGPIGIVFIGGATIIVRITGVLLMGLATVAGQLVASVGLDLLAPSPGHEVAGSTILGTALTLVAVAIAAIPSRRLGRGVSPSGG, via the coding sequence ATGAACGCCGTCCACCCGCGCCCCGTCGTCGCCCTCGCCACGGCCGCGGCGTTCGCGGCGGGCACCCTCGTGGCGCTGCAGTCCCGGCTCAACGGCGAGCTCGGACTCCGGCTCGGCGACGGCTTCCTCGCGGCGCTCATCTCCTTCGGCGGCGGCTTCCTGCTGCTGACGATCGGGATGCTGCTGCGGCCGGCGGGGAGGCGGGGCTTCCGCGAGGTGCGGTCCGCGCTCGCCGAGCGCCGCATCCCCTGGTGGCTGGTGCTCGGCGGCGCAGCCGGCGCCTTCCTCGTGCTCTCGCAGGGGCTGACGGCGGCGCTGCTCGGCGTCGCGCTGTTCACGGTCGCGACGGTCGTCGGCCAGACGATCAGCGCGGCGGTCATCGATGCGCGGGGTCTCGGCACGATGCACCCGAAGCCGATCACCGTCACGCGCCTCGCCGGCAGCGTGCTCGCGCTCGCCGCCGTCGGCTGGGCGGTCTCGGCCCGCATCGACGGCGACGCGCCGCTCTGGGCGCTCGTCATGCCCTTCGTCGCCGGCCTCGGGATCGGGTACCAGCAGGCGGTCAACGGGCAGGTCCGGGTGGTCGCGTCGAGCGCGCTGACGGCGACCTTCATCAACTTCCTCGTCGGCTCGGGCGTGCTCGCCGTCCTCGCGCTCGGGCACGCGCTCGTCGTGCGGCCCGAGCTGACGCCGCCGGCCGAGTTCTGGCTCTACCTCGGCGGTCCGATCGGCATCGTCTTCATCGGCGGCGCGACGATCATCGTGCGGATCACCGGGGTGCTCCTCATGGGGCTCGCGACCGTCGCGGGGCAGCTCGTCGCCTCGGTCGGCCTCGACCTTCTGGCGCCCTCGCCGGGGCACGAGGTCGCGGGCTCGACGATCCTCGGCACGGCGCTCACCCTCGTCGCGGTCGCGATCGCCGCGATCCCGAG